Within Primulina tabacum isolate GXHZ01 chromosome 5, ASM2559414v2, whole genome shotgun sequence, the genomic segment GTTAATGTCTTTCAGATTAATTATCATGATCATTTCATAAAATCGATTGTCTCTCAGTATTTTTGCACATCATGGATCAAGAAAATGACTTTACCTAGTGATTCACTACTACATTTTCGACAAGCTTTTTACTGGCAAAACCTCTCCATTGCATAGTAGGTGTACTGGTGTTTTAATTTAAGGAAAGATGGTTTTGAAATCTAATTTTCCCTGTGAATTTGGTTCTTGCTAGGTTCGACTAATGCACGAGGCGGGTTATGAACTTGGTAACTTGGATGCCTCTTTGATTCTGCAAAGGCCAAAAGCTAGTCCTCACAAGGAGGCTGTTCGAGCCAATTTGCGCCATCTACTCCGTTCGGATCCTTCTGTTGTCAAACTCAAAGCAAAAACCACCCACAAGAAAGTTGATAGTCTTGAGAAGAATAGAAGCATCGGTTTCCACACAGTGGTTCTACGTATGAGGAAATAATACACtaatcttcttcttcttcttctttttttaaatttttttttaatcggTAATATGCTCTCCCTGAAGTGTATGAATTTTGTACATTCGATGAGCTTTCTCATACGTCCTTGCTCTTCTCCCAGAAATTACACAATTgcttaaaatatcaattttttcttaaattGTGTTTTTGTATGATCATTCACAGTAAATACACATATGTTTTTTTcccaagttttttttaaaagaacttatgttgtttaataaaaatattttaggagTTTTTTTACTTCTCCAATTAAACGAACTCatctcaaaataaaaattaaataaagcaattaataaattatattataattataaattaatcccaaaagaaaagaaagggcgAGGAGCGCCATGTTGAACAaagaaaatgaattaaatgTCATTTGTTGGCCGAATGGTCAGGTCAATAATATAGTCTAGTCTAGTCTAGGTGCCGATATGAGCCACCTTACgtgtggtttttttttttttttttttttggatctCAATTATTTTTGACGTGTGTGATATACTAATATTCactctcaaaaataaatattcatattcaataataattcctttcaaaataattaagtcaatatatgatttattcATTTTCCACATGCCTTTTCTTTTCCTATATATTTTACGAGTTTGGAGTTTATGATGAAAATCTCAAACACTTGGTTAAGAAAAAAAGGTCATTCTAATTTATAAATTCAGAAAAAATCGTGAAAACTTATTCATTATTAAAAAATCTTCCGAAATGGTTACAGATTACAAGCAGATCCACGTGGAGCCCGACTTATGGTGTCCGTACGAGAAtcaaaaattttttaaaaaaaaaaaaaaaaattcacccAAGAAGTCGGAAGTAGAATTCGAGGTCGAAGTCGGACCAAATGTTTGACTGACCATATTCTTCATTTTTATGTCCGAAAACAAAACAATTTATTacgaatttaattttttaattatgttttgaagGTGACTTTTCAACTCTACTTGGCTACGTGTTATTTTGGAACTACACAAAATTTTGGAACTACACAAAATTTTGGAAcattaatatattatttcttttttatcaatttacaaatttatattttcagtTAACCTGTTACTTAAATAACACTACttcactttttattattttaacgataaattaaataatatttatttccaAAATAGTTTAGTCTTATAAATCCATTAAATTATTTACTCATTTTGTCACAAAATAATTACAACTTTGCTGCATTATATGCTGTATAACTGTTAAATTATTTGATTACTCagcatattaaaaaaaaattcaggcAATTCAATGTACGTATTATTagttttcaaaattcaaattttacttTGACTTCTTAGCagtcaaattatatattaaacaaTAATCAAAACATGGTTTATGACTATAAAGTAAATTCAAAGCCGCCAAAATGTTTCCAGTTTAGGGTTCTAATTATTCATTTAAGATTTAAAATTGTGATGTGTTCTTCATAGGAAGCTTCGCATTCGAAGAACAAATTATGGCACGATATATACTATAAATATGAGCCCATTCCACATCATAGAAAACATATAT encodes:
- the LOC142544541 gene encoding 2-C-methyl-D-erythritol 2,4-cyclodiphosphate synthase, chloroplastic-like, whose protein sequence is MLLVLHCVVDAILGALGLPDIGQIFPDTDPNWKGAASSSVFVEEAVRLMHEAGYELGNLDASLILQRPKASPHKEAVRANLRHLLRSDPSVVKLKAKTTHKKVDSLEKNRSIGFHTVVLRMRK